In Acidobacteriota bacterium, one genomic interval encodes:
- a CDS encoding PQQ-binding-like beta-propeller repeat protein, which produces MNSNHVAGDVRLGTAAAAAVLVFLTLPPAHGQSGPLIEAVTDAELAATPDGDWLSFRGNLSAWAYSALDAVNTETVGQLDFAWAAPMEDGPNEATPLVRGGIVYLPQTGDVIHALDARTGDLIWEYRREHDYLDPEGADPARRFGQGLGRITRNIAIWQDGLFVATMDAFIIRLDANTGELVWETRVGDSRIAHSSGPIIADGKVISGRSCNMSVAGGCYLTAHDAVDGRELWRFHTIPRPGEPGDETWGGLPLERRFHVGAWHVGSYDPDLGLVYWGTSVPAPSPEVLRGSGAGSLLYSNSTLALRADTGELAWYFQHLPRDNWDLDHPFERILVDLEMEPDDEAAWSINPTLERGDRRRVMTGFPGKTAIFWTLDRETGEFLWARETVFQNVITHIDPHTGTVTVNEEVIPKARDEEYGVVCPAASGGKDWPTAAYSPLTEAVYAPLQDVCMSPTITGTGEGPPQGYGIAFNMRLAPNKTTVGRLDAVSARTGESLWRFEEPAGMMSAMTTGGGDLLSGLFNRLGNLRARSGANMLYAFKLSDSAGRGPIEQPAVAAAAGEPPPMVMIDAPLLEASAPCATFSAEQAERGAALYQEECAECHGPTLRGGTQGAALAGRSFTSYWQNRAASGLYRSIRETMPQGREGTIGPAASADLVAFLLRENGAEATSELDSDTGVLDGQRTCFRQ; this is translated from the coding sequence ATGAACTCGAACCATGTAGCCGGCGACGTGCGACTGGGGACCGCGGCGGCCGCCGCGGTCCTGGTGTTTCTGACCCTGCCGCCCGCGCACGGTCAGTCCGGCCCCCTGATCGAAGCGGTTACCGACGCTGAACTGGCCGCCACGCCGGACGGGGACTGGTTGAGCTTCCGCGGCAACCTGTCGGCCTGGGCCTACAGCGCGCTCGACGCGGTGAACACGGAGACGGTCGGCCAGCTCGATTTCGCCTGGGCCGCGCCGATGGAGGACGGCCCCAACGAAGCGACTCCTCTGGTGCGAGGCGGCATCGTCTACCTGCCGCAGACCGGAGACGTGATCCACGCCCTCGACGCGCGCACCGGCGACCTGATCTGGGAGTACCGCCGGGAGCACGACTACCTCGATCCCGAAGGCGCGGACCCCGCGCGGCGCTTCGGTCAGGGCCTGGGCCGGATCACGCGAAACATCGCGATCTGGCAGGACGGCCTCTTCGTCGCCACGATGGACGCCTTCATCATCCGGCTGGACGCGAACACCGGCGAGCTGGTCTGGGAGACCCGGGTCGGCGACAGCAGGATCGCCCACTCGTCCGGCCCGATCATCGCCGACGGCAAGGTGATCAGCGGGCGCTCCTGCAACATGTCCGTCGCCGGCGGCTGCTACCTCACAGCGCACGACGCGGTCGACGGCCGGGAGCTGTGGCGCTTCCACACGATCCCCCGGCCCGGCGAACCCGGGGACGAAACCTGGGGTGGCCTGCCGCTCGAGCGCCGGTTCCACGTCGGCGCCTGGCACGTCGGCTCGTACGACCCTGACCTCGGCCTCGTCTACTGGGGCACGTCGGTGCCCGCGCCGTCGCCGGAGGTCCTGCGCGGCAGCGGCGCCGGCTCGCTCCTCTACTCGAACAGCACCCTCGCGCTCCGTGCCGACACCGGCGAACTCGCCTGGTACTTCCAGCACCTGCCGCGGGACAACTGGGACCTCGACCACCCCTTCGAGCGCATCCTCGTCGACCTGGAGATGGAGCCGGACGACGAGGCAGCCTGGTCCATCAATCCGACCCTCGAACGCGGCGACCGGCGGCGGGTGATGACCGGCTTCCCCGGCAAGACCGCCATCTTCTGGACCCTTGACCGGGAGACCGGCGAGTTCCTGTGGGCGCGGGAGACCGTCTTCCAGAACGTGATCACCCACATCGACCCGCACACCGGCACGGTCACGGTCAACGAGGAGGTCATCCCGAAGGCCCGGGACGAGGAGTACGGCGTCGTCTGCCCCGCCGCGAGCGGCGGCAAGGACTGGCCGACCGCGGCCTACAGCCCGTTGACCGAAGCCGTCTACGCGCCGCTCCAGGACGTCTGCATGTCGCCGACCATCACCGGTACCGGCGAAGGCCCGCCGCAGGGGTACGGGATCGCCTTCAACATGCGGTTGGCGCCGAACAAGACGACGGTCGGGCGGTTGGACGCGGTCTCCGCCCGCACCGGCGAATCCCTGTGGCGATTCGAGGAGCCGGCAGGGATGATGTCGGCGATGACCACGGGCGGCGGCGACCTCCTGAGCGGCCTGTTCAACCGTCTCGGCAACCTGAGAGCGCGTTCCGGCGCCAACATGCTCTACGCCTTCAAGCTGTCCGACAGCGCCGGCCGCGGCCCGATCGAACAGCCGGCCGTCGCGGCGGCGGCCGGCGAACCGCCGCCCATGGTCATGATCGACGCCCCCCTGCTCGAGGCGTCGGCGCCCTGCGCCACGTTCTCGGCCGAGCAGGCCGAACGCGGCGCCGCTCTCTACCAGGAAGAGTGTGCCGAGTGCCACGGACCGACGCTGCGGGGCGGCACCCAGGGCGCGGCGCTCGCAGGCCGCAGTTTCACGAGCTACTGGCAGAACCGCGCCGCCAGCGGCCTCTACCGGTCGATCCGCGAGACGATGCCGCAAGGTCGGGAGGGGACGATCGGGCCGGCGGCCTCGGCCGACCTCGTCGCGTTCCTTCTGCGCGAGAACGGCGCCGAGGCCACCAGCGAACTCGACTCCGACACTGGCGTGCTAGACGGCCAGCGCACCTGCTTCCGGCAGTAG
- a CDS encoding ZIP family metal transporter yields the protein MSPLAIKIIAGLAIFGIAIVGGMIPILVAKQQASRRYLSLGNALAGGIFLGVGFVHLLPEADEALRNLVDYPLAPLLAALGVGLLLLIDRVVLEGRNSMLGQEGERTRPPFYAFVLLIVLSVHSIIAGMALGLQPEAAAALVVMLGILFHKGSAAFALIVTAHSAGNRKLWQTLWLFSVMTPIGIVLGTVAGHVFEGRTALIFEGGFNAIAAGTFIYVAVMDVLDTEMSRERDRIAQYVRSSLMGEDDVPMPEQDRDRWLKIALVVIGIGMMAVMGLWHQHSHLGHSHDDGHDHGQELHEAHDHDAHDEAGHDDHDHEDAGAGDHDEPGHDEDEAGHEDHDDHDHEDHASAVGPPGRRGLLPEAGALAV from the coding sequence ATGTCCCCGCTTGCCATCAAGATCATCGCCGGCCTGGCGATCTTCGGGATCGCCATCGTCGGCGGCATGATCCCCATCCTCGTCGCGAAGCAGCAGGCCAGCCGGCGGTACCTCTCCCTGGGCAACGCGCTGGCTGGGGGGATCTTCCTCGGTGTCGGGTTCGTCCACCTGCTGCCCGAAGCCGATGAAGCGCTCCGGAACCTCGTGGACTATCCCCTGGCGCCACTGCTCGCGGCGCTGGGAGTCGGTCTGCTGCTGTTGATCGACCGGGTCGTCCTCGAAGGCCGCAACTCGATGCTGGGCCAGGAAGGGGAGCGGACCAGGCCGCCCTTCTACGCCTTCGTCCTGCTCATCGTCCTGTCCGTGCACTCGATCATCGCCGGGATGGCTCTAGGACTTCAGCCGGAAGCCGCGGCCGCGCTGGTCGTGATGCTGGGCATCCTGTTCCACAAGGGATCGGCCGCGTTCGCCCTGATCGTGACCGCTCACTCCGCGGGCAACCGGAAGCTGTGGCAGACGCTGTGGCTCTTCTCCGTCATGACGCCGATCGGGATCGTGCTCGGCACGGTGGCGGGACACGTGTTCGAGGGCAGAACAGCCCTGATCTTTGAAGGCGGCTTCAACGCGATCGCCGCCGGCACGTTCATCTACGTGGCGGTGATGGACGTGCTCGATACGGAGATGTCCAGGGAGCGGGACCGGATCGCCCAGTACGTTCGGAGCTCCCTGATGGGTGAAGACGACGTTCCGATGCCCGAGCAGGACCGCGACCGGTGGCTCAAGATCGCACTCGTGGTGATCGGAATCGGGATGATGGCGGTGATGGGCCTCTGGCATCAGCATTCCCACCTCGGCCATTCGCACGATGACGGCCACGATCATGGGCAAGAGCTGCATGAGGCTCACGACCATGATGCCCATGACGAGGCCGGTCACGACGACCATGATCACGAGGACGCGGGCGCCGGGGATCACGACGAGCCCGGCCACGACGAGGACGAGGCCGGCCACGAAGATCATGACGACCATGATCACGAGGACCACGCGTCGGCGGTCGGGCCGCCCGGGAGACGGGGGCTACTGCCGGAAGCAGGTGCGCTGGCCGTCTAG
- a CDS encoding glutathione S-transferase family protein yields the protein MADKRTSAPSLVLWGCSTSRTLRAHWVLAELGLDYEHRPIGPRTGETQTEEFTRLNPRQKIPLLQDGALTLAESAAIVNYVAVTYGEPVGLMPAAGTEERARYDQWAFFVMMELDAHTLYVIRKHRDLAYLYGEAPAAIEAASEGFAKQSAVAELEFADGRQYLLGDQFTGVDILLGSCLDWAVAYQEPIGPRLAAYRDRLNARPAYVRAAQANFFTRPELLPPSLQGDAAFAGSS from the coding sequence ATGGCAGACAAGCGAACTTCGGCCCCATCCCTGGTGCTCTGGGGCTGCAGCACGTCGCGTACGCTGCGCGCGCACTGGGTGCTGGCTGAGCTGGGGCTCGACTACGAGCACCGGCCGATCGGGCCGCGGACCGGCGAGACGCAGACGGAGGAGTTCACGAGGCTCAATCCGCGCCAGAAGATCCCGCTGCTCCAGGACGGAGCGCTGACCCTCGCCGAGAGCGCGGCGATCGTGAACTACGTGGCCGTGACCTACGGCGAACCGGTCGGCCTGATGCCGGCGGCGGGAACGGAGGAACGGGCGCGGTACGACCAGTGGGCGTTCTTCGTGATGATGGAACTCGACGCCCACACGCTCTACGTGATCCGCAAGCACCGCGACCTCGCCTACCTCTACGGCGAGGCGCCGGCGGCGATAGAAGCCGCGAGCGAGGGTTTCGCCAAGCAGTCGGCGGTGGCGGAACTCGAGTTCGCCGATGGGCGGCAGTACCTGCTCGGCGACCAGTTCACGGGCGTCGACATCCTGCTCGGCAGTTGCCTTGACTGGGCGGTTGCCTACCAGGAGCCGATCGGCCCCCGGCTTGCCGCCTACCGGGACAGGTTGAACGCCCGTCCGGCCTATGTGCGCGCCGCGCAGGCGAACTTCTTCACCAGGCCGGAGTTGTTGCCGCCGTCGCTTCAGGGCGACGCGGCGTTCGCCGGGTCGTCCTGA
- a CDS encoding DUF1295 domain-containing protein — MPDVNFIPHPLVGTPMGAALDLYVILAILCWLSSVITREYSWVDRLWSICPPVYCLIVAFSTDFEFSRVNVMTLLVLLWGLRLTFNFARKGGYWKGGEDYRWATVRERFGPVAIQVMNATFIAPGQMLLIWWFTSPIHAAWEAGDTPLGGLDFVAAGLFLLLLIGETVADEQMWAFQQDKKRRVAAGEEVAQPFMNRGLFRICRHPNYLCEMGMWCAFYLFAVAASGEWLHWTGFGCLGLIGLVVGSIPLAESISAARYPSYPEYKASTPCLIPGLRLGKP; from the coding sequence ATGCCGGACGTCAACTTCATTCCCCACCCGCTCGTCGGCACGCCGATGGGCGCTGCGCTCGACCTGTACGTGATCCTGGCGATCCTGTGCTGGCTCAGCTCGGTCATCACCCGCGAGTACTCCTGGGTGGACCGCCTCTGGTCGATCTGCCCGCCCGTCTACTGCCTGATCGTGGCCTTCTCCACGGACTTCGAGTTCTCGCGAGTCAACGTGATGACCCTCCTCGTGCTGCTCTGGGGACTACGCCTCACCTTCAACTTCGCCCGCAAGGGGGGCTACTGGAAGGGCGGCGAGGACTACCGCTGGGCCACCGTCAGGGAGCGCTTCGGCCCCGTCGCCATCCAGGTGATGAACGCGACGTTCATCGCGCCCGGCCAGATGCTGCTGATCTGGTGGTTCACGTCGCCGATCCACGCGGCCTGGGAGGCGGGGGACACGCCGCTGGGCGGACTCGACTTCGTGGCCGCCGGGCTGTTCCTTCTCCTGCTGATCGGCGAGACCGTCGCCGACGAGCAGATGTGGGCCTTCCAGCAGGACAAGAAACGCCGGGTCGCGGCCGGCGAGGAAGTCGCTCAACCGTTCATGAATCGCGGCCTCTTCCGAATCTGCCGCCATCCGAACTACCTGTGCGAGATGGGCATGTGGTGCGCTTTCTACCTGTTCGCCGTCGCGGCGTCGGGCGAGTGGCTCCACTGGACCGGTTTCGGCTGCCTGGGACTGATCGGCCTCGTCGTGGGGTCGATACCGCTCGCGGAGTCCATCTCGGCCGCCAGGTATCCGTCGTACCCGGAGTACAAGGCCTCCACCCCCTGCCTCATTCCGGGCTTGCGCCTCGGCAAACCGTAG
- a CDS encoding serine hydrolase yields MIRLRPRGQYAPLATAAAALLLAVFVLAPAFAAEPKLQHAKPADVGMDPAGLEKLNEAMHGMVDGGQLAGVVTMVSRKGKVVHFDAYGKRDIENGLPVEKDTIFRIYSMTKPIIGVALMTYYDEGRFTLDDPVSKFIPEFADLKVAKEDGPDGMPITEDADHPMTMRELMSHTAGLTYGLFSQSQVDTLYVNANVLDFNQTLKDMIDKLAKIPLRQQPGSLWHYSVAVDVQGYVLEVLADKPLDEVLNERLFGPLGMTNTAFWVEPGKADRFSHMYATNEGKLAKVEFGQYLQKPNLLSGGGGLVSTAADYMRFAQMLANGGELGGIRILKPETVKLMHTDHLPASVTDMGPIYRGNRFGLDFSIVTDPNPATDHERAKGEYWWYGIGGTWFGINPVQDLVVVGMIQSRDFGASARARFTSKRLAYEAIVD; encoded by the coding sequence GTGATCCGATTGCGTCCTCGGGGGCAGTACGCCCCGCTCGCCACCGCCGCCGCTGCCCTGCTGCTGGCGGTCTTCGTTCTCGCGCCGGCGTTCGCCGCCGAGCCCAAACTCCAGCACGCCAAGCCGGCCGACGTCGGCATGGACCCGGCCGGCCTCGAGAAGCTCAACGAAGCGATGCACGGCATGGTCGACGGCGGCCAGCTCGCCGGCGTCGTCACGATGGTCTCGCGCAAGGGGAAGGTCGTCCACTTCGACGCCTACGGCAAGCGCGACATCGAGAACGGGCTCCCGGTCGAGAAGGACACGATCTTCCGCATCTACTCGATGACCAAGCCGATCATCGGGGTCGCGCTGATGACCTACTACGACGAGGGCCGATTCACCCTGGACGACCCGGTGTCGAAGTTCATCCCCGAGTTCGCCGACCTCAAGGTGGCGAAGGAGGACGGACCGGACGGCATGCCGATCACCGAGGACGCCGACCATCCGATGACGATGCGGGAGCTGATGAGCCACACGGCGGGCCTGACCTACGGGCTGTTCTCCCAGTCCCAGGTGGACACGCTCTACGTGAATGCGAACGTCCTCGACTTCAACCAGACGCTCAAGGACATGATCGACAAGCTGGCGAAGATCCCCCTCCGCCAGCAGCCGGGATCGCTGTGGCACTACAGCGTCGCGGTCGACGTCCAGGGCTACGTGCTTGAGGTCCTGGCCGACAAGCCTCTCGATGAGGTCCTGAACGAGCGCCTGTTCGGCCCGCTCGGGATGACGAACACCGCCTTCTGGGTCGAGCCCGGCAAGGCGGACCGGTTCTCGCACATGTACGCGACGAACGAGGGCAAGCTGGCGAAGGTCGAGTTCGGTCAGTACCTCCAGAAGCCCAATCTCCTCTCGGGCGGCGGCGGCCTCGTCTCCACCGCCGCGGACTACATGCGTTTCGCCCAGATGCTTGCCAACGGCGGCGAACTCGGCGGCATCCGCATCCTGAAGCCGGAGACGGTGAAGCTGATGCACACCGACCACCTGCCGGCGAGCGTCACCGACATGGGGCCGATCTACCGGGGCAACCGCTTCGGCCTCGACTTCTCGATCGTCACCGATCCGAACCCGGCGACCGACCACGAGCGCGCCAAGGGCGAGTACTGGTGGTACGGAATCGGTGGCACCTGGTTCGGCATCAACCCGGTGCAGGACCTGGTCGTGGTCGGCATGATCCAGAGCCGCGACTTCGGCGCCTCGGCGAGGGCCCGCTTCACCAGCAAGCGACTCGCGTACGAAGCGATCGTCGACTGA
- a CDS encoding sodium:solute symporter family protein, whose amino-acid sequence MSLFAWSWMFLVLYIVGMLTFGWIASRRISNADDFATARSSYGPYFLALAFAATTASGATFLGSPGLGYDFGMASVWGKFLYPMGVYFGVLITIRLVANSGHKFGNRSIPEYLGDRYRSDGVRLLVSIFSLVLFFYIAGQLVSGLVMFEIMLGLEPLTALIITSGVLLVYVVLGGAHADILTDGIQGMMMLGVAIVVIIMFLFASGMDGGLGALVDNLRVQDPNLVGPLNKSNSLYDSWWAIACVLFAHIPLGMLPHIGNKVWALRNDGDRMRFVKLAFAVGLTMGMLGLGGILARGVLGTELLEAGRNANEALPALFIELFPTWLAALIGVGILAAIMSTADGLVVSSSQIVANDIYRRSIVPKYSPHLSDKEVDRKVLVISRWSTVVVLILCTWMAWAMQDMNIALLVWVGTGGMMAAFAGPLVVGGLWRGVTLAGAYTGLVSGMLTFVLLRSGLPWMIVDPGSLGPLSGVAQWLAHYQINPYSCAVVGEVVSIAGTYIVSKLTQPLPEAHVERLFSAPAETAEAAGG is encoded by the coding sequence ATGAGTCTGTTTGCCTGGTCGTGGATGTTCCTCGTCCTCTACATCGTCGGCATGCTGACGTTCGGCTGGATCGCCAGCCGGCGGATCAGCAACGCGGACGACTTCGCCACCGCACGGAGCAGCTACGGCCCTTACTTCCTTGCCCTGGCGTTCGCTGCCACCACCGCCAGCGGGGCCACCTTCCTCGGCAGCCCCGGCCTCGGCTACGACTTCGGTATGGCCAGCGTCTGGGGCAAGTTCCTCTATCCGATGGGGGTCTACTTCGGGGTCCTGATTACGATCAGGCTGGTCGCGAATTCGGGCCACAAGTTCGGCAACCGCTCGATCCCGGAGTACCTCGGCGATCGCTACCGGAGCGACGGCGTCCGCCTGCTGGTCTCGATCTTCTCGCTTGTGCTGTTCTTCTACATCGCCGGACAGCTCGTGTCGGGGCTGGTCATGTTCGAGATCATGCTCGGCCTCGAACCGTTGACGGCCCTGATCATCACCTCCGGTGTTCTGCTGGTGTACGTCGTTCTCGGCGGCGCTCACGCCGACATCCTCACCGACGGCATCCAGGGAATGATGATGCTCGGCGTCGCGATCGTCGTCATCATCATGTTCCTGTTCGCATCCGGGATGGACGGCGGGCTCGGCGCATTGGTCGACAACCTGCGCGTGCAGGACCCGAACCTCGTCGGGCCGCTCAACAAGTCGAACTCGCTTTACGACTCCTGGTGGGCCATCGCCTGCGTCCTCTTCGCCCACATCCCGCTCGGCATGCTCCCGCACATCGGCAACAAGGTGTGGGCGCTCAGGAACGACGGCGACCGGATGCGCTTCGTCAAGCTTGCCTTCGCCGTCGGGCTGACGATGGGCATGCTCGGGCTCGGCGGCATCCTGGCCCGCGGCGTCCTGGGTACCGAGTTACTCGAGGCCGGCCGCAACGCGAACGAGGCGCTGCCGGCGCTGTTCATCGAACTGTTCCCGACCTGGCTCGCCGCCCTGATCGGCGTCGGCATCCTGGCCGCGATCATGTCGACCGCGGACGGGCTCGTCGTGTCGTCGTCCCAGATCGTCGCCAACGACATCTACCGCCGGTCGATCGTTCCCAAGTACTCACCCCACCTGAGCGACAAGGAAGTCGACCGCAAGGTGCTCGTGATCAGCCGCTGGAGCACGGTGGTCGTCCTGATCCTCTGCACCTGGATGGCCTGGGCGATGCAGGACATGAACATCGCGCTGCTCGTCTGGGTAGGCACCGGCGGCATGATGGCGGCCTTCGCCGGTCCCCTGGTCGTCGGCGGCCTGTGGCGCGGCGTTACCCTGGCCGGCGCCTACACGGGCCTCGTGAGCGGCATGCTGACCTTCGTTCTGCTGCGTAGCGGTCTGCCCTGGATGATCGTCGATCCCGGCTCGCTCGGCCCTCTGTCCGGCGTTGCGCAGTGGCTAGCGCACTACCAGATCAACCCGTACTCCTGCGCGGTGGTCGGCGAGGTCGTGTCCATCGCCGGGACGTACATCGTGTCGAAGCTGACGCAGCCACTGCCCGAAGCCCATGTCGAGCGGTTGTTCAGCGCGCCGGCCGAGACGGCGGAAGCTGCCGGCGGCTGA
- a CDS encoding AbgT family transporter → MAEAPKRRNRRARKGPGLFSRFLNVVEFLGNLLPHPVTLFAVLALLILLVSGMAELLDWQVEDPRPAGVSGRSEDGMIRAVSLMNPEGMRRIAMNLVTNFTGFAPLGTVLVALLGVGVAERSGLLGALLRALVLGAPRNLLTAVVVFASVVSNTASEMGYVVLIPLAAVVFRSVGRHPLAGLAAAFAGVSGGYSANVLIGTVDPLLAGITTEAARIIDPSYAPGAANEIPATANYLFMLVSTFMITVIGTLVTTRIVEPKLGAFEPSRAADDLEDPEDGLKTLSPEEKRGLKLAGVTVLVMLGGLALLALPENGWFRDPAANALLIDDLRPMLRSVVSLIFVFFIVPSIVYGRVTGSVRNDRDVIDGMGRAMSSLGPYMVLVFFAAQFVSFFNWTNLGTITAVVGADLLTRFDLTGPIVFIPFILMCCFVNLMLGSASAQWAVTAPIFVPMLMTVGYSPEVIQAAYRIGDSTTNIITPMMSYFGLILAVAMRYDRKLGIGTLIATMIPYSISYLIGWVTLFYVWVFALGLPVGPGSPTYYTP, encoded by the coding sequence ATGGCCGAGGCTCCGAAGCGGCGGAACAGGCGGGCGCGCAAGGGGCCGGGACTCTTCTCCCGCTTTCTGAACGTCGTCGAGTTCCTCGGCAACCTCCTGCCGCATCCGGTCACGCTGTTCGCGGTGCTGGCTCTGCTCATCCTGCTGGTTTCGGGGATGGCGGAGTTGCTCGACTGGCAGGTCGAGGACCCGCGGCCCGCCGGCGTTTCGGGCCGCTCCGAGGACGGGATGATCCGCGCGGTCAGCCTGATGAACCCGGAGGGTATGCGGCGGATCGCGATGAACCTGGTGACGAACTTCACGGGGTTCGCGCCGCTGGGCACGGTCCTCGTCGCCTTGCTCGGGGTTGGTGTCGCCGAACGTTCCGGTCTGCTCGGTGCGCTGCTGCGGGCGCTCGTCCTGGGCGCGCCGCGGAACCTGCTGACCGCGGTCGTCGTCTTTGCCTCGGTCGTCTCGAACACCGCGTCGGAGATGGGCTATGTCGTGCTGATTCCGCTGGCGGCGGTCGTGTTCCGGTCGGTGGGCCGCCACCCGCTCGCCGGCCTGGCCGCCGCGTTCGCCGGCGTCTCTGGTGGCTACTCGGCGAACGTGCTGATCGGCACCGTCGATCCGTTGCTCGCCGGGATCACGACCGAGGCGGCGCGCATCATCGATCCGTCCTACGCGCCGGGTGCGGCGAACGAGATCCCGGCCACCGCGAACTACCTCTTCATGTTGGTCAGCACCTTCATGATCACGGTGATCGGCACCCTGGTGACGACCCGGATCGTCGAGCCCAAGCTGGGGGCGTTCGAGCCGAGCCGGGCGGCGGACGACCTGGAGGATCCGGAGGATGGCCTGAAGACGCTGTCCCCGGAGGAGAAGCGGGGTCTGAAGCTGGCGGGCGTGACCGTCCTTGTCATGCTCGGGGGGCTGGCGCTGCTGGCCCTGCCCGAGAACGGCTGGTTCCGCGATCCGGCGGCGAACGCGCTCCTGATCGACGACCTGAGACCGATGCTGCGGAGCGTCGTCTCCCTCATCTTCGTCTTCTTCATCGTGCCGTCGATCGTCTACGGCCGGGTCACGGGGTCCGTCCGGAACGACCGCGACGTGATCGACGGCATGGGCCGGGCGATGAGTTCGCTCGGGCCCTACATGGTGCTCGTCTTCTTCGCGGCCCAGTTCGTCTCCTTCTTCAACTGGACCAACCTGGGGACCATCACGGCGGTGGTCGGCGCCGACCTGCTGACCCGCTTCGACCTGACCGGACCGATCGTGTTCATACCGTTCATCCTGATGTGCTGCTTCGTCAACCTGATGCTGGGCAGCGCGTCTGCGCAGTGGGCGGTGACGGCGCCCATCTTCGTGCCGATGCTGATGACGGTCGGCTACAGCCCTGAGGTCATCCAGGCCGCCTACCGGATCGGCGACTCGACGACGAACATCATCACGCCGATGATGAGCTACTTCGGCCTCATCCTGGCGGTGGCGATGCGGTACGACCGGAAGCTGGGAATCGGCACCCTGATCGCGACGATGATCCCGTATTCGATCTCCTACCTGATCGGCTGGGTGACGCTGTTCTACGTTTGGGTGTTCGCGCTCGGCCTGCCGGTCGGCCCCGGATCGCCGACCTACTACACGCCCTGA
- a CDS encoding matrixin family metalloprotease, with amino-acid sequence MTFSWRAKSGSFLVLALGILPVASASDSASGQIRRVAVLVADADDERIAMAAEAVSFWNEAASDLGLAAPFLEPGREAPSQGLRPFENYAHQLSQLAGRLHSSDPGPRPPEALFRVDADVVVLLSAQSLMPFAWPYGDDGRYFVAIPSGDEREHVVRNVIAHELGHVLGLKHTREPGVLMCQPCDTSARNDGQSRFLPLTEVDRERLRSFLGGTRP; translated from the coding sequence ATGACGTTCTCCTGGCGGGCGAAGTCAGGTTCCTTCCTGGTTCTTGCGCTGGGCATTCTGCCAGTTGCGTCCGCTTCGGATTCGGCGTCCGGTCAGATCAGACGGGTCGCCGTGCTGGTCGCCGATGCGGATGACGAGCGGATCGCCATGGCCGCGGAGGCGGTCTCGTTCTGGAACGAGGCGGCCTCTGATCTGGGGCTGGCTGCGCCGTTCCTCGAGCCGGGACGGGAAGCTCCCTCGCAAGGACTGCGGCCATTCGAGAACTACGCCCACCAGCTCTCGCAGCTTGCCGGCCGCCTGCACTCGTCCGACCCGGGGCCCAGGCCGCCCGAGGCGCTCTTCCGGGTGGACGCGGACGTCGTCGTGCTGCTCTCCGCCCAGAGTCTCATGCCCTTCGCCTGGCCCTACGGCGACGATGGCCGCTACTTCGTCGCCATTCCTTCGGGCGACGAGCGCGAGCACGTGGTTCGCAACGTGATTGCCCACGAACTCGGGCATGTCCTTGGCCTGAAGCACACTCGCGAGCCAGGTGTTCTGATGTGCCAGCCCTGCGATACCTCGGCGCGCAATGACGGCCAATCCCGATTCCTGCCGCTGACCGAAGTCGACCGCGAGCGGCTACGCTCCTTCCTGGGAGGAACCCGACCATGA